In Novipirellula caenicola, the genomic stretch GGACGACGCGCCAGGCCAATTGGTCCAGATCGAAGCCATGATCGAGGACAGCAAGGCCAAGATGGAAGAGGTCAAGGCGAAACGGCGTGAATTGCGGGTCAAAAACGAGCAGCTGCCCGTCAGCAAACGTCTGTTCGATCTGCAAGGCAAGATCGAAGCCGCCTCTGAACAAGCCACCTGGGTTGAAGCACTCGAAGAGCAGATCGAGCGACTCGATGGCCAGATCGACAAGGCGAGAAAACAACTCGAAGCCGACGCCGACCGCCTGGGTTTGGACGAAGCCGACAAGGCCGCGATCACCGATGGCGACCTCTCGAAGCTGCCCGATCTGTCGCAGCAAACGCTTGCGGCGCTTTCGGCACCAGCAAAACGCGTCAAGGAGCAACTATTCCTCTTAAAGCAAGCTCGCAACGAAGGCGCCGAGCACAAAACCCGCGCCGAAAAAATGAGCAGCCAGATGCAGGGCGTGCTGACGCGGGCTCGCGCCACCAACCTGCAGCAAGCAATCCGCGAAGAAAACGAACTGATCACCGCGCTACGACATCGCGCCCAGCTTGGTGAACACATTGAAAAACTGAAACGCCACTACCGCGATCTTGAAAAAGAAACCGTCGACTTGACGACGGACGAAGCGCTGCCGATGGACCGGCTAATATTACTGGCTGTCCCCTTTATCTTTGGCGGCATGTCGTTGGTCTATGGCGTTTCGAACATGCTGGGGCTGACCTGGTTTTCGCCTGACCCCGATCCGACCAAAGGAATGTTTTGGTTGACCGTCGGCTTCATGGGCATGCTGACCTATTACTTTGGCAAAGAAAACGGGATGCGATCGACGTCGCGTGATCTAGAGGATTGTGAACGTCAAATCGACACGCTTCGTAAACAGATCCGCGAACTCGAAAGCGAGCGAAACGAAGCCGACTCGACGCTGCCGACCAGCAACGAAACGATCGAACTGCGAATTCGCGAAAGCGAGCAATTGCTGGCGGAATTGGAATCGGTCTTGCCCACTTACCACAACCACCAAGCGGCATTGCAGTCGTACAAGTCGGCGCGTGAGCGTGCGACCGAAGCTGCCGATGGGCTACGAGATTCGCGTCGCGAATGGTCCGCCACGCTGAAACGACTGGGGCTGAGCGAATCGCTTTCGCCATCAAGCGTGCGGAACTTGAGCGACGGATACCAGACCCTGCTCAGCAGCCGACGCCGCTGGGAGGAATTGAAAACCGAACGCGAACAGCGAAAACGCGAACGACAAACCTTGGCTCGCCGAATCGAATCGCTGTACATGGAGGCGCTCGATCTGCGCGAGAACATCGACGCAAAGAATCCTCGCGATGACGACGCGGATGACGACGTCGAACAAGCGGCCAAGCGAAGCCGAGTTCGATCGAACCCGCTGGATCAACTGAATCATCTGCACGAAGAACTGTCGCGGCAACAACACTGGATCAAACAGCGTCGCAGCCTGAAAGAACAAGACCTCAAACTGAAGAAGCAGCAGAGCGGCTATTTTCGGGCGATCCAACGCGGCGAAACGCAGCGACGTGCGCTGTGGGCCAAATGTGGCGTCGCCACGCCCGAACAGTTCTACGGACTGGTTGATAGCAAAGCCAGTTTGGCTGAAATGCGAAAAGAGCATGCCGAGCTTGACAAGCAAGTTCGTTCGATGATTGGCACGCACGTCGAGTACGATGCGGTCGCTCGCGAGATCGAAGGAGCCAAACAAAGCGACATCGAACGTCGCTGGGATTCGCTAACGACGCGAATGAGTGAAACGGAAGCACGCGTCGCCCAATTGCGAACCCAGCAAGGCGAATTGGCGCAAGAGATGAAGCAGCTTGGGGAAGACTCGCGATTGACCACCGCACAGCTTGAATTGGCGTGCATCGAACGCAAGATCATGGCGGCGGCGCGGCGTTGGCAAACGCTCGCGATGGCAAGCTGTCTGCTGGAAGACGTGTGCGGAACCTTTGAACGCGAACGTCAACCCGAAACGCTGCGTGAGGCTTCGTCGTTCCTAAATCAATTGACCGATGGCAAGTACAACCGAATTTGGACACCGCTCGGTACCAACCGTTTGAAGGTGGATGACGGTGAGGGCAAATCGCTGCCGCTCGAGGTGCTTAGCCGCGGCACCCGCGAAGCCGTCTTCATTGCATTGCGATTGTCACTTGCCGCAGCCTATGCCCGACGCGGTGTGATGTTGCCATTGGTGCTTGATGACGTCCTGGTCAATTTTGACCGCGACCGAGCGATCTACGCCGCACGAACTCTGAAGACGTTCGCCGAGCTAGGACATCAAGTGATGATGTTCACCTGTCACCAACACATCGTCGACATCTTCCATGACATCGACGTCCAAGTTCGATTGATGCCACCGCAAGGCCATCCGGGCCGCGCCGAGATCCTGCTGCCGCAAGAACGCATCGAAGAAGAACCGGAAGAGGAATACGAAGAAGAGGTCTACGAGGACGCCGACGAAGAGGCTGTCGAAGAAAAGGCCATGGAGGACGAACCCGAGGAAGAGCCCGAAACGGCGCCGGTTGTGGTGGTGGTCAAAGAAGAACCCAAACCCGCTCCGAAAATCTTGTACGTCCGCAAAGAATTCCCCAAGATTCAAGCCAAGCCCGAACCGGCCCCTGAACCGCCCAAGCCAGAGCCCGTCGCAAAGATCGTTCGCCCCGAACCCGTCAAGCCAGAGCCGGTCAAGCAGGAACCGCCAAAGCCGACACCAGTCAAGATGGCCCCCAAGCCGTTGCCGCCACGGCCTGAGCCCAAACGGGTCAAATCGATCGTCATCGCTCCGGAATACATCGACGATGAAATCGACCACAGCGATCCCGAGCCATCGATCCAGTGGGCATGGTTTGAACGTGAACCGTCGCGTCAACTGATCTCGTCCGAAGAAAAGCTGGCGTCGGTGGCCCGCAGCGAGTGGACCGAATCGGGCGAAGTCGACAACGAGGACGAAATGCCCGAAGAAGTCTGGGACAAGAACAATCCATGGTGGCGTGCGACGGCAGAGTAAACGCGGGGCGCGTCGGTCGTTTTTGGCTCGACGAATGGAGCCCGCTCTAAGAAACGCTGCGTACATTAAGCGCCAGGCTGCGATCAATGAATCGGGACCTCCAATCCGCCGACCGTTTTGATCGCGGGAGCGATCAACGACTTTCCGATCGGGCAAGTCCATGCACGATCCGTTTGCCGAAAACTTTTGCGATTCTCTCTTTCGCCGCGGGTGGGATGCTTGTTAGAGTCGCTTCGGCGAATCGGACCATATGGAAATGGTCGAGGCCCGAGTATCACGACTTTTAGCAAACAGGCGTCACGGATGATGCGACCACACTGGACAACGCTTTTCGCAGCGGCAATGGCCGTCACTTTGGCAACCCACTTCCACTCCGCTTCGGCTCAACAAACCGCTCCCTCGTATGCCCAGAACAACGGCAGAACGGGACAAGCCCAAGCCGGCCGCCAACAAAACCCAAACGCAACGGCAACGACCGCTCAAACAGGCCAGCCATTCGCTCCGCTGAACGCCGCTCAACAAGCTCAACTTCAACAGCTGCTGCTTGCTTGGCAACAACAGAGCCAGGGTACTCGTACGCTTGAATGCAAGTTCCAACGTTGGCACTACGACAACCTGGCGGCTCCCGTGGGTCGCCACGCTACTCGCGCCGATGGCGTGATCAAGTACGCCGCCCCGGATAAAGGCGTCTTCCGCGTCGATTCGCTGGTCTTCTACAAAGGCGAGAAGGACGGCAAGCCAATCTATGAACCTCAAGCCGGCCTGTTCGGCGAGCACTGGGTGTGCAATGGCAAGCAGTTGATCGAAATGGATCGCAGCCAGAAACAATGCAAGATCCAAGACCTGCCGGCTGAAATGCAGGGACAAAAGATCTTCAACAGCCCACTACCCTTCGTCTTCAACCTGGATGCCGCCGAAATCCAACGTCGTTACTGGGTTCGCCAAGTCGCCGCCCCGAACGACAAGATCGTCTTGATCGAAGCGTGGCCCAAACGGCAAGACGATCGTGCTCAGTACAAGATGGTCCAGATCGCTTTGGAAAAGGAAACCTTCCTTCCCCAGGCGTTGATCATGTACGCCCCGAACTTCCATGCCCAGAACGCACCGAAATGGGACCACTATGAATTTGTTGAGATGAAGCGGAATGGCGTCGGCAACGCGATCGCCAACTTCATGGACAACTTCATCCAAGAACGCCCACCATCCGACTGGACCATCTTCCGCGATACGTTCAACCCGAACGCAGGACCAGAGGCCCAACAAGCCGCCAACCCCAATGGCGGTCAAATCAAGTAAGCGGATCGCTTATCCAGCCAGTCAAGCAGAACAACAAAAAGCCCAGGACAAACCGTCCTGGGCTTTTTTCGTTTGCTGGTGAGAGCGTCCCAAGGAAAATAGCCTGATGGCTCGGCCATCGAGAGAGCTAAGAGACCGCCTGGTTGCGGACGAATCACAACCCGACGCGTAAGCTTTGAAGTTGCTTATTCGTATTTAGGGGCAAAGCCCCGGACGTTTACCTAGCCCAGCCCAACGGGCTGGGACCGAGAAAACAATGAGTTGAAGGGCCATCGGCCCGGCCGTTTGCTGGGACTTGATGAGGGCAGCTTGCAAATGGCTGGGCCTTTGGCCCGAAGAACGTCTAAACGCGCAACTTCAAAACTCACGCGTCGGGTCGTGATTGGCCGGGAACAACGACGACAGCACAACTTTAGAGCTAACGCGTTGGGTTGTGATTGGTTCCGCCGCGGCTGTCAGTACCGCATCCCCGAATACAGAATCACCTACCTAAGTCAACGTCAGTTTCTTGTGAAACCAGACTTGTTTCACCGGAAACATTTCGCGTACTGTTCATTCTTGCCGCAAACAAAACGCGGCCAGTCTCGAATAGGAATGTGGACACCGTGGGAAGGATTCTTTGCGTGGTCAATCAAAAGGGAGGCGTGGGCAAGACAACCACGGCCGTTAACCTTTCGGCTGCATTAGCAATGTCCGGCCAACGTGCGTTGTTGGTCGACATGGATCCTCAGTGCAATGCCACCGGTTCGCTCGGCTTGGAACCTTCCGATGGTCACGCGATCATCAATGCCGAACCGATCGACACCAAAATTGTTGAAACGGAGGTTTCGAACCTCTCGATGATTCGCGGCAGCCGGACTCTGCAAGACGTTGATCGTCTAGCGGACGCAGGCGAAACCGAAACATCCCAGGTTCGTAAACATCTCGATTCAATCATCGACCAATACGACTATATCTTGGTCGATTGCCCACCCAGTGTTGGCCCGTTAACTCAGACGGCATTGACGGCCAGCACCGAGGTATTGATGCCCATCCAATGCGAGTACTTTGCAATGGAAGGGCTGACCCAACTAATCCAAACCATTAAGAAGGTCATCGTTGCCACGGACGGCAGACTGACATTTGGTGGGATCTTATTAACCATGTATGATCCCTACCTAGAACTGACCCGCGAGGTCGACGAGGAAGTACGAGACTTCTTCGGCGACATTGTGTTTGACAGTGTCGTGCCTCGAGACGTTTCGCTAAGCGAAGCCCCGAGCCACGGCCAAACCGTGTTTGAGTATGCACCGCGATCCCGCGGCGCGTTTGCTTATACCCAGCTGTGCATGGAGGTGCTCGAGCGTGACTAGTGCAACAACGAAGGATCGACGTTTAGGTAAAGGGCTCGCCGCGCTATTGGGCACGCCACTGGACGAAGATGGCAATCCCATCCACGAAGCCTCCGACTTAGGCGGTGGCGACAATGGCGGTGGCGGCGACAGAAAGGGCGGCGGATCGAAGATCCAATCGCTCGAACTAAAAGTCGACGAGATCCAAAACAACCCGTTTCAACCACGGCGGGAATTCAATCCCGATGAGATCGCGTCACTCGCCGAAAGCCTCAAGAACCATCAACAACTGCAACCAGTGCTGGTTCGCATCGTCGATGGCAAGTACCAACTCATCAGCGGCGAACGCCGACTGCGTGCGACCATCCATGCCGGATTAAAAACGATCCGCGCCGAAGTCCGCGAAGCCGACGATCGATTGGTCGCCGAATTGGCGATCATCGAAAACTTGCAACGCAAAGACTTAAACCCCATCGAAAAAGCGTTGTCGTTCAAACGCTACATCGACGAGCACAAGTGCAAACAAGACGACCTGGCGCGACGCTTGAGCATTGATCGCAGCACGATCGCCAACCTGATGCGATTGCTGGAACTTCCCGAAGCCATCTTGGACCTGCTGCAGGCGGGCGAGATTAGCGCCGGCCATGCACGTGCCCTACTGCCGATCGGCGACGAAGAAGTCCAGATTCGCACCGCGGGCAAAATCATGGAAGACAGCTGGAGCGTGCGGGCGACCGAGTCTCATGTGGCCGAACTGCTGAAGGCCGAAGAGGACGCCGAGACCGGCAAGAAGATCGTCAACGCCACCCGCCAGAAACGCAAATCGATCTCGCCTCAGATTGAATCGATGCAACAAGAGATGCGGATGATTTTCGGTACCAAGGTCGAAATCAAAAGCTCCGCTCGCGGTCGCGGCAAGATCACGCTGCACTTTTCGGATCCCGACGAGTTCGAACGACTCCGCGCGATCCTGGCC encodes the following:
- a CDS encoding AAA family ATPase; its protein translation is MKIKDIQIDGFGVWTGLSVDSLPDGMTLFYGPNEAGKTTLMQFLRAMLYGFTPDRRERYIPPVFGGTPGGAIRVTGPGGGYQIRRTSQLTDTGVTGNLSVTGQDGLAQGQHRLSSLLGQIDEPIFTNVFAIGIRELQELSTLDGTDAADELYKLSSGLDRVSLVDVLRSLREGRKSMIGKDSVIDSEEAGKVAAMIRKREKLRDEVEQLTRHGRRWSELASQRRSQQQEIEASSERMIAWEREARCVEIATSVFDTWKQREALAASIAETEVESELPDDAPGQLVQIEAMIEDSKAKMEEVKAKRRELRVKNEQLPVSKRLFDLQGKIEAASEQATWVEALEEQIERLDGQIDKARKQLEADADRLGLDEADKAAITDGDLSKLPDLSQQTLAALSAPAKRVKEQLFLLKQARNEGAEHKTRAEKMSSQMQGVLTRARATNLQQAIREENELITALRHRAQLGEHIEKLKRHYRDLEKETVDLTTDEALPMDRLILLAVPFIFGGMSLVYGVSNMLGLTWFSPDPDPTKGMFWLTVGFMGMLTYYFGKENGMRSTSRDLEDCERQIDTLRKQIRELESERNEADSTLPTSNETIELRIRESEQLLAELESVLPTYHNHQAALQSYKSARERATEAADGLRDSRREWSATLKRLGLSESLSPSSVRNLSDGYQTLLSSRRRWEELKTEREQRKRERQTLARRIESLYMEALDLRENIDAKNPRDDDADDDVEQAAKRSRVRSNPLDQLNHLHEELSRQQHWIKQRRSLKEQDLKLKKQQSGYFRAIQRGETQRRALWAKCGVATPEQFYGLVDSKASLAEMRKEHAELDKQVRSMIGTHVEYDAVAREIEGAKQSDIERRWDSLTTRMSETEARVAQLRTQQGELAQEMKQLGEDSRLTTAQLELACIERKIMAAARRWQTLAMASCLLEDVCGTFERERQPETLREASSFLNQLTDGKYNRIWTPLGTNRLKVDDGEGKSLPLEVLSRGTREAVFIALRLSLAAAYARRGVMLPLVLDDVLVNFDRDRAIYAARTLKTFAELGHQVMMFTCHQHIVDIFHDIDVQVRLMPPQGHPGRAEILLPQERIEEEPEEEYEEEVYEDADEEAVEEKAMEDEPEEEPETAPVVVVVKEEPKPAPKILYVRKEFPKIQAKPEPAPEPPKPEPVAKIVRPEPVKPEPVKQEPPKPTPVKMAPKPLPPRPEPKRVKSIVIAPEYIDDEIDHSDPEPSIQWAWFEREPSRQLISSEEKLASVARSEWTESGEVDNEDEMPEEVWDKNNPWWRATAE
- a CDS encoding TIGR03009 domain-containing protein → MMRPHWTTLFAAAMAVTLATHFHSASAQQTAPSYAQNNGRTGQAQAGRQQNPNATATTAQTGQPFAPLNAAQQAQLQQLLLAWQQQSQGTRTLECKFQRWHYDNLAAPVGRHATRADGVIKYAAPDKGVFRVDSLVFYKGEKDGKPIYEPQAGLFGEHWVCNGKQLIEMDRSQKQCKIQDLPAEMQGQKIFNSPLPFVFNLDAAEIQRRYWVRQVAAPNDKIVLIEAWPKRQDDRAQYKMVQIALEKETFLPQALIMYAPNFHAQNAPKWDHYEFVEMKRNGVGNAIANFMDNFIQERPPSDWTIFRDTFNPNAGPEAQQAANPNGGQIK
- a CDS encoding ParA family protein — its product is MGRILCVVNQKGGVGKTTTAVNLSAALAMSGQRALLVDMDPQCNATGSLGLEPSDGHAIINAEPIDTKIVETEVSNLSMIRGSRTLQDVDRLADAGETETSQVRKHLDSIIDQYDYILVDCPPSVGPLTQTALTASTEVLMPIQCEYFAMEGLTQLIQTIKKVIVATDGRLTFGGILLTMYDPYLELTREVDEEVRDFFGDIVFDSVVPRDVSLSEAPSHGQTVFEYAPRSRGAFAYTQLCMEVLERD
- a CDS encoding ParB/RepB/Spo0J family partition protein, whose protein sequence is MGTPLDEDGNPIHEASDLGGGDNGGGGDRKGGGSKIQSLELKVDEIQNNPFQPRREFNPDEIASLAESLKNHQQLQPVLVRIVDGKYQLISGERRLRATIHAGLKTIRAEVREADDRLVAELAIIENLQRKDLNPIEKALSFKRYIDEHKCKQDDLARRLSIDRSTIANLMRLLELPEAILDLLQAGEISAGHARALLPIGDEEVQIRTAGKIMEDSWSVRATESHVAELLKAEEDAETGKKIVNATRQKRKSISPQIESMQQEMRMIFGTKVEIKSSARGRGKITLHFSDPDEFERLRAILADAGQPPRLKVAG